The region GGCTTGTTCGCAGGCAAACAGAGTGCCGGTACGGCCAAAGCCTACGGCAATTTCATCGGTGATCAGATGTACTTGGTAGCGGTCGCAGGCGGCGCGCAGCCGTTGCAGGTACACCGGGTGGTACATGCGCATGTGGCCGGCACATTGCACCAGCGGCTCGACGATCACCGCGCACACCTCCTCATGGTGCTCGGCCAGCAGTGCCTCCATGTCATCGGCACGGCGAGCGCTGTAGTCCTCCCAGGATTCGCCGTCTTCGCGCAGGTAGCAGTCCGGGGACGGCGCGGTGATCACGTCCATCAGCAGCGGTTGGTAGGTGGCTTTGTAGAGTTCCACGTTGCCGACCGCCAAGGTGGCCAGGGTTTCGCCGTGGTAGCTGTTGCTGAGCGTGACAAAGCGCTGCTTGCGACTGCGGCCCTGGTTCTGCCAGTAGTGGAAACTCATCTTCAACGCCACCTCGATGCCGGAGGAGCCGTTATCGGCGTAGAACACCCGCGTCAGTCCCGGCGGCGTGATCTCCACCAGCCGTTCTGACAGCCGCACGACTGGTTCATGGGTGAAGCCGGCTAGGATCACATGCTCCAACTGGTCGAGCTGGTCCTTGACTGCGCCGCTGATGCCAGGGTGATTGTGGCCGAACAGGTTCACCCACCAGGAGCTCACGGCGTCCAGATAACGCTTGCCATCGAAGTCTTCCAGCCAGACCCCCTCGCCGCGCCGGATCGGTATCAGCGGCTGCTCCGCGTGGTCCTTCATCTGCGTGCAGGGGTGCCACAACACTTTCAGGTCGCGGGCCATAAGGTCGGCATTGGTGGGCATGGTGACTCCTTTGATCCGGGTGGGACGACGGGGCACAGGGCCGTAGGGCAGGCAAAAAAAAGCCCCGCCAGCATACGCGGGCGGGGCAGGTTTTGCATGGCAGCCGTCAGTGGTCGATGGTGGCCAGATCGGTGTTGGTGTGACCGTGGTCACGGCCAAGATAGATATACACCGTCGGCACCACATACAGCGTGAACAGGGTGCCCAGTGTCATGCCGCTGGCGATGACAAAGCCCATCGCAAAGCGCGAGCCGGAGCCCGGGCCGGACGCGATCAACATCGGCAGCATGGCAAATACCAGTGCAAAGGTGGTCATCAGCACTGGGCGCAGGCGGATGGAGGTCGCTTCGACAATAGCGGCGTAGCGGGACAAACCCTGCTCTTGCAACTTGTTGGCGAACTCCACGATCAGGATGCCGTGCTTGGAGATCACGCCAATCAGCGTCACCAGACCCACCTGGGTGTAGATGTTCATGGTGGCGGTGGGCCACATCAGGCCACCGATCATGGCGAAGTTGGAAACGATGTTGAGGATCGCCATGCACAGCAGCGCCCCGCAAATCGACATCGGCACTGACACCAGCATGATCAGCGGGTCGCGCCAGGACTCGAACTGCGCCGACAGCACCAAGTAGATGATGATGATGGCGAACAGGAACGCCA is a window of Alcanivorax sp. REN37 DNA encoding:
- a CDS encoding adenosylmethionine--8-amino-7-oxononanoate transaminase, which codes for MPTNADLMARDLKVLWHPCTQMKDHAEQPLIPIRRGEGVWLEDFDGKRYLDAVSSWWVNLFGHNHPGISGAVKDQLDQLEHVILAGFTHEPVVRLSERLVEITPPGLTRVFYADNGSSGIEVALKMSFHYWQNQGRSRKQRFVTLSNSYHGETLATLAVGNVELYKATYQPLLMDVITAPSPDCYLREDGESWEDYSARRADDMEALLAEHHEEVCAVIVEPLVQCAGHMRMYHPVYLQRLRAACDRYQVHLITDEIAVGFGRTGTLFACEQAGITPDFMALSKGLTGGYLPLCAVLTTEDVYQAFYDDYATLRAFMHSHSYTGNPLACAAANATLDLFEREDVLGRNRMLSAHLKQALAPLADHPHVAEVRQTGMITAIELSPDGTRHTQYDWRERRGLRVFRHALTRGALLRPLGNVVYFMPPYIITPDQLDFLADVAAEGIDLATA